A genomic segment from Verrucomicrobiota bacterium encodes:
- a CDS encoding ABC transporter ATP-binding protein produces the protein MAEPSADKRRVKPRNLIGVLQFLGKYPRRVALCVSLLLAIISIDLTLPQIIGNAITHLRWRLEWGAAFDHWNFVWLFGSLVFIRAGLAHILGPARNRLIQYTLGDVRAAIYNAIQRLAFQYHDKSSTGELISRSTSDVSKLQDFFFACLLLSFDILVSLIVTIGLIFAIDPTLGIVAVGTMGPTIGLLIYFGGQLQPRWRKIHDLHGAMMTVIQENIAGVRVVKAFAKESDEISKFIQKRDTLVTTVLDAINYWAARVPVAQFIYGLSMPLALWLGGQAVIRGDLLIGDLAKVVLYLMAIGHRVGMVGQFTNILQNASASAERILEIIHEPQTIKSGKRDLPAGPGAVAFESVSFNYRDGKASLTDVSFDAKPGRTYAIVGPTGSGKTTFVNLIPRFYDVASGRVLVEGIDVREMNLTQLRRSVGVIFQETFLFSATVAENIAYGRPEATREEIETCARAAQAHEFILGLEEGYQTIIGERGVTLSGGQKQRIAIARAFLMNPRILILDDATSSVDSQTERLIQEALWRLSAGRTTFIIAHRFSTVQRADEILVLKEGRIVERGKHGELIQRQGFYCEIFEQQIRKCET, from the coding sequence ATGGCTGAGCCGTCTGCGGACAAACGGCGCGTCAAACCGCGCAATCTGATCGGCGTCCTCCAGTTCCTCGGAAAGTATCCCAGACGAGTCGCGCTCTGTGTGTCGTTGCTGCTGGCCATCATCAGCATCGACCTGACGTTGCCGCAAATCATTGGAAACGCCATTACCCATTTGCGCTGGCGCCTGGAATGGGGCGCGGCGTTCGATCATTGGAATTTCGTCTGGTTGTTCGGCTCGCTGGTCTTCATTCGCGCCGGGCTGGCGCACATTCTGGGTCCCGCGCGGAATCGGCTGATTCAATACACGCTGGGGGATGTCCGGGCCGCGATTTACAATGCGATTCAGCGGCTGGCGTTTCAGTACCACGACAAGTCCAGCACCGGTGAACTCATTTCCCGTTCGACGTCGGATGTCTCGAAGCTGCAGGATTTCTTCTTCGCCTGCTTGCTGTTGAGTTTCGACATTCTGGTTTCGTTGATCGTCACGATCGGGTTGATTTTCGCCATCGATCCCACGCTCGGAATCGTGGCGGTCGGGACGATGGGGCCGACGATCGGCCTGCTGATTTATTTCGGCGGCCAACTCCAGCCTCGCTGGCGCAAAATTCACGACCTGCACGGCGCGATGATGACCGTGATCCAGGAGAACATCGCCGGCGTCCGCGTCGTCAAGGCCTTTGCCAAGGAGTCGGATGAAATCAGCAAATTCATCCAGAAACGCGACACCTTGGTCACCACGGTGCTGGACGCCATCAATTACTGGGCTGCGCGCGTGCCGGTCGCCCAATTCATCTACGGCCTGAGCATGCCCCTCGCGCTTTGGCTCGGGGGCCAGGCCGTCATTCGAGGCGACCTCCTGATCGGCGACCTGGCGAAGGTGGTTTTGTATCTGATGGCCATTGGCCATCGCGTCGGCATGGTGGGCCAGTTCACAAATATCCTTCAGAACGCCAGCGCCAGCGCCGAGCGAATTCTCGAAATCATCCACGAGCCGCAAACGATCAAGAGCGGCAAACGCGACCTTCCGGCCGGACCGGGCGCGGTGGCCTTCGAAAGCGTGAGTTTCAATTACCGCGACGGCAAGGCCTCGCTCACGGACGTGAGTTTCGACGCCAAGCCGGGACGCACGTACGCCATCGTGGGACCGACCGGCTCCGGAAAAACGACCTTCGTGAACTTGATCCCGCGTTTCTATGACGTTGCGAGCGGACGGGTTTTGGTAGAAGGGATCGATGTGCGGGAGATGAACCTGACACAACTGCGCCGGAGCGTCGGCGTTATCTTTCAAGAAACGTTTCTGTTCAGCGCGACGGTGGCGGAAAACATCGCGTATGGCCGGCCCGAGGCCACGCGGGAGGAGATTGAAACATGCGCGCGCGCGGCCCAGGCGCACGAGTTCATTCTGGGGCTGGAGGAAGGCTACCAAACGATCATTGGCGAGCGCGGCGTGACCTTGAGCGGCGGCCAGAAGCAGCGCATTGCCATCGCCCGCGCCTTTCTGATGAACCCGCGCATTCTGATTTTGGACGACGCGACCTCCAGCGTCGATTCCCAGACCGAACGCCTGATTCAAGAAGCGCTGTGGCGGTTGAGCGCGGGCCGAACGACGTTCATTATTGCGCATCGATTTTCCACGGTGCAACGGGCGGACGAGATACTTGTGTTGAAAGAAGGCCGGATCGTGGAGCGCGGGAAGCACGGCGAGCTCATTCAGCGCCAGGGCTTCTATTGTGAAATTTTTGAGCAGCAGATTCGTAAATGTGAAACGTAA
- a CDS encoding four helix bundle protein, with protein MNYQEWLATVPAEITADSLWKMEAYRLGLFLSDLAWHDATKLIQDKRTQDLSGQLFRSVGSISANLAEGYSRGTGRDRSRFYEYALGSAREARDWYYKARYVLTDTVTNHRTRLTTQLIRLLLAMIPQQRESVLKENSPEYRIPSSDRIDPGAPTAWMLEEMPMP; from the coding sequence ATGAATTACCAAGAATGGCTCGCGACAGTTCCAGCCGAGATCACGGCTGATTCCCTCTGGAAGATGGAAGCGTATCGACTCGGTTTGTTTCTCTCTGATCTCGCGTGGCACGATGCTACGAAACTAATACAGGACAAGAGGACCCAAGACTTGTCCGGGCAATTGTTTCGGTCAGTGGGATCGATATCGGCCAATCTCGCCGAGGGTTATTCGAGAGGGACAGGGAGAGATAGATCTCGTTTCTATGAGTACGCGCTGGGATCCGCGAGGGAAGCTCGCGATTGGTATTACAAAGCTCGCTACGTACTGACAGACACGGTGACGAACCACCGAACAAGATTGACGACCCAATTGATTCGTCTCCTTCTCGCCATGATACCCCAGCAGCGAGAGAGTGTCTTGAAGGAGAATTCCCCCGAATACCGAATTCCGAGTTCCGATCGCATCGATCCAGGAGCGCCGACCGCTTGGATGCTTGAAGAGATGCCGATGCCCTAA
- a CDS encoding ABC transporter ATP-binding protein: MAHNLAIEEQFAQRRMTKATFLRLMRYIWPYRRRFALNLLFTVLATASSLLGPKLIQIGIDRHLTSFTSAQAAFRGIFVVSLIYLGNLLLGWFLSIAQVTSAIAIGQRAMNDLRLAVFEHIQRLSLNYFDRTHQGRIISRADSDISALDNVLTWGGNQLLSSVLTLSGAIVILVQYDWRLCLAVGSVLPFLAVGTRLFHIHVMSAYRKMIEQGARLTSALAENISGVRVVQAFSREEENLARFEKIHLLYAETVRAAARIFHTYMPFVALLSGLGTTIILGYGGSLALRNEITVGELAAFILYLGMFFGPIQTMGDLYNSVLSAAASAERIFQLLDTQQQIINRPNAEALPPVRGHIVFERVSFRYETTPPDHWVLRDVSLEAKPGETVALVGATGSGKTTIISLIARFYEPQQGRIWMDGVDLQTTTVESLRSQIGIVTQENFLFTGTVMENLKFGRPGATDQEVIEAAQTLGTHDIISRLEKGYETKVAERGNNLSAGERQLITFTRAMVARPRILILDEATSAVDSHTEQLIQRALEKLFERRTCFVVAHRLSTVRNAHQILVLKGGGIIERGHHEQLIAQGGHYAKLYEEFVRQ, from the coding sequence ATGGCTCACAACCTCGCCATCGAAGAACAGTTCGCTCAGAGGCGAATGACGAAGGCGACCTTTCTGAGGCTGATGCGCTACATCTGGCCGTACCGAAGGCGGTTTGCGCTCAATCTGCTCTTCACGGTCCTGGCCACGGCCTCCTCGCTGCTCGGCCCGAAATTGATCCAGATCGGGATTGACCGACATCTGACCTCGTTCACCTCTGCCCAGGCTGCCTTCCGAGGAATTTTCGTGGTGAGCTTGATTTACCTGGGGAACCTTCTCTTGGGCTGGTTTCTTTCCATCGCCCAGGTCACAAGCGCGATCGCAATCGGCCAGCGCGCCATGAACGATTTGCGGCTCGCGGTCTTCGAGCACATCCAGCGATTGTCTTTGAACTATTTTGACCGGACGCATCAAGGCCGCATCATCAGCCGCGCCGACAGCGATATCAGCGCGCTGGATAACGTGCTGACTTGGGGCGGCAATCAACTGCTTTCCAGCGTGCTGACGCTCTCAGGCGCCATTGTAATCCTGGTGCAGTATGATTGGCGCTTGTGCCTTGCGGTCGGCTCCGTCCTGCCGTTCCTCGCGGTGGGCACGCGGCTTTTTCACATCCACGTGATGAGCGCCTATCGGAAAATGATCGAACAAGGCGCCCGGCTGACTTCTGCGCTGGCGGAAAACATTTCTGGCGTGCGCGTCGTTCAGGCGTTTTCCCGCGAAGAGGAGAACCTGGCGCGCTTCGAGAAGATTCACCTGCTCTACGCGGAGACCGTGCGGGCCGCGGCGCGCATTTTTCACACCTACATGCCGTTCGTCGCGCTGCTGTCGGGCCTCGGCACCACGATCATCCTGGGCTACGGCGGATCGCTGGCCCTGCGCAACGAGATCACGGTGGGAGAATTGGCGGCCTTTATTCTTTATCTGGGCATGTTTTTCGGGCCGATCCAAACGATGGGCGATCTTTACAATTCGGTGTTGTCCGCCGCGGCCAGCGCGGAGCGCATCTTCCAATTGCTCGATACCCAACAGCAAATCATCAATCGGCCTAACGCCGAAGCGTTGCCGCCGGTGCGCGGACATATCGTGTTCGAGCGCGTCTCGTTCCGCTACGAGACGACGCCGCCGGACCACTGGGTGCTGCGCGACGTGAGCTTGGAAGCAAAACCCGGTGAGACGGTCGCGCTGGTCGGCGCCACCGGATCGGGGAAGACCACGATCATCAGTTTGATCGCGCGCTTCTACGAACCGCAGCAAGGCCGCATTTGGATGGATGGCGTCGATCTCCAGACGACGACGGTCGAATCGTTGCGCTCGCAAATCGGCATTGTGACGCAGGAGAATTTTCTCTTCACGGGCACGGTGATGGAGAACCTGAAGTTTGGCCGGCCCGGCGCGACCGACCAGGAAGTTATCGAAGCGGCGCAAACCCTCGGCACGCACGACATTATTTCGCGATTGGAAAAGGGCTACGAAACCAAGGTCGCCGAGCGCGGAAACAACCTGAGCGCGGGCGAGCGGCAATTAATCACCTTCACGCGCGCGATGGTGGCCCGCCCTCGGATCCTCATCCTGGACGAGGCGACCAGCGCGGTGGATTCGCACACGGAACAACTGATTCAGCGCGCGCTGGAAAAGCTGTTCGAGCGCCGCACCTGCTTCGTCGTGGCGCACCGGCTCTCTACGGTGCGCAACGCGCATCAAATCCTGGTTCTGAAAGGCGGCGGGATCATTGAGCGCGGCCATCACGAACAACTGATCGCGCAGGGCGGCCACTACGCGAAGCTTTACGAGGAATTCGTGCG
- the tsf gene encoding translation elongation factor Ts — MSEITAALVGKLREMTNAGLMDCKKALTESKGDLNLAVDILRKRGVAAAAKRASRETKEGIVAQYIQPGARLGVLVEVNCETDFVAKNESFRAFCDEVAKTQAGDPAADCEALRTAVVAKTGENIKISRSQRLEVTGNGLIAGYIHTGAKIGVLVEVGAGKEATVGNDDFKQLVRDITLQIAAASPIAVSREQLDPAVVAKEKEIAAEQAKNKPPQAVAKIVEGKLEKFYQSFCLLDQGFVKQNSEITVKEHAAAVAKRVGDDVAIRRFIRFQVGEVFSG; from the coding sequence ATGTCTGAAATCACAGCAGCACTTGTCGGCAAACTCAGAGAAATGACCAACGCGGGCCTGATGGACTGCAAAAAGGCGCTGACCGAATCCAAAGGCGACCTGAATCTCGCCGTGGATATTCTGCGCAAAAGAGGCGTTGCGGCCGCCGCAAAGCGAGCCTCCCGCGAGACGAAAGAAGGGATTGTGGCGCAATACATCCAGCCTGGGGCCCGCCTCGGCGTTTTGGTGGAAGTGAATTGCGAAACGGATTTCGTGGCGAAAAATGAGAGTTTCCGCGCGTTCTGTGATGAAGTCGCCAAAACGCAGGCCGGCGATCCCGCTGCCGATTGCGAAGCGCTGCGGACTGCGGTCGTGGCCAAAACCGGCGAGAACATCAAAATCTCCCGATCGCAACGCCTGGAAGTCACTGGCAATGGTTTGATCGCCGGCTACATCCATACCGGCGCCAAAATCGGCGTCCTCGTCGAGGTCGGCGCGGGAAAGGAAGCGACCGTAGGGAACGACGACTTCAAGCAGTTGGTTCGTGACATCACGCTGCAAATCGCGGCGGCGAGCCCGATCGCCGTTTCGAGAGAGCAACTCGATCCGGCCGTGGTCGCCAAAGAAAAAGAGATCGCCGCCGAACAGGCCAAGAACAAACCTCCGCAGGCCGTGGCGAAAATTGTCGAAGGCAAGCTGGAAAAGTTTTACCAGAGCTTCTGCCTGCTCGATCAAGGCTTCGTGAAGCAGAACTCCGAAATCACCGTGAAGGAACACGCCGCCGCCGTGGCCAAACGCGTGGGGGACGACGTGGCCATCCGCCGATTCATCCGGTTCCAGGTGGGCGAAGTTTTTTCGGGATAG
- a CDS encoding TolC family protein: MHLTRILSLLALISAGAVQAQNPPAKPSREITLAEAIQMALENNLDVKIQRFNPLIAEHNLRSSYAIYEPGITLQGSHFFSSQPGGVDQFGRDIGNRELEVDTLPGINFGLGAILPTGARYSITESLSRTTSLVGTNENSNYNASWSIQLSQPLLQNFWIDPGRATILINKKVLKLSETMLKGQIMTTVHSVEQAYYNLIFARENVKVVEKALELAQRTLFENKKKVELGALAPLDEKQAEAQVAASKADLIAAQQNLAFQENVLKSLLTDKYESFHEVELIPAEKLVPVPVAFNLQDSWQRGLAMRPDLQQAKLDLERRDITLRLQKNQILPSLDVFGRYGVSGNRLNTSYGDVLSDLTRDRNPSYSFGGSLTIPLGNIGARNRYKATRAEKEQALLQLKKLEQDIMVQIDDAIKAVQSAFERVQATREAREFAFTALDAEQKKLENGKSTTFQVLQLQRNLTAASFEEIRALAEYNNAQALHAFREGSTLDRHRLNLNLQR, from the coding sequence ATGCATTTGACCCGAATCCTTTCCTTGCTGGCCTTGATCAGCGCCGGCGCCGTTCAGGCCCAGAATCCGCCCGCCAAACCGAGCCGCGAAATCACCCTGGCGGAGGCCATTCAGATGGCGCTGGAGAACAACCTGGACGTAAAGATTCAACGCTTCAATCCGTTGATCGCCGAGCACAACTTGCGCAGTTCCTACGCGATCTACGAACCGGGAATCACCCTGCAAGGGTCGCACTTCTTCAGCTCCCAGCCCGGCGGCGTCGATCAGTTTGGCCGCGACATTGGGAATCGCGAATTGGAAGTGGATACCCTGCCCGGGATCAACTTCGGACTCGGCGCGATCTTGCCCACGGGAGCCCGTTACTCCATCACCGAGAGCCTTTCCCGGACCACCAGCCTCGTCGGCACGAATGAGAATTCAAACTACAACGCAAGTTGGTCGATCCAGCTCTCGCAACCGCTCTTGCAAAACTTCTGGATCGATCCGGGCCGCGCGACGATCCTGATCAACAAGAAAGTGCTCAAGCTTTCGGAAACGATGCTCAAGGGCCAAATCATGACCACGGTGCACAGCGTGGAGCAGGCGTATTACAACCTCATCTTCGCGCGTGAAAATGTGAAAGTCGTGGAAAAGGCGCTCGAACTGGCGCAGCGCACCCTGTTCGAAAACAAGAAAAAAGTGGAACTCGGCGCTCTGGCTCCGCTCGACGAAAAGCAAGCGGAAGCTCAGGTCGCCGCCAGCAAAGCCGACCTGATCGCCGCCCAGCAGAATCTCGCCTTTCAGGAGAACGTCCTGAAATCGTTGCTCACCGACAAATATGAGAGCTTCCATGAAGTGGAACTGATCCCGGCGGAAAAGCTCGTGCCAGTGCCGGTGGCCTTCAATTTGCAGGATAGCTGGCAGCGCGGCCTGGCGATGCGCCCGGACCTTCAGCAAGCCAAGTTGGACCTGGAACGGCGGGACATCACGCTCAGGCTCCAGAAGAACCAGATCCTTCCTTCCCTGGATGTGTTTGGCCGGTACGGAGTGAGCGGCAATCGGCTCAACACGTCGTATGGCGATGTCCTCAGCGATCTCACGCGCGACCGAAATCCCAGCTATTCTTTTGGAGGTTCCTTGACGATTCCGTTGGGAAACATCGGCGCCCGCAACCGCTACAAAGCCACCCGCGCTGAAAAGGAGCAGGCCCTCCTGCAACTCAAGAAACTCGAACAGGACATCATGGTCCAGATTGACGACGCCATCAAAGCCGTCCAATCCGCTTTCGAACGCGTGCAAGCGACGCGCGAGGCGCGTGAATTTGCGTTCACTGCGTTGGATGCCGAACAGAAGAAGCTGGAGAACGGCAAGAGCACCACCTTTCAGGTCCTCCAGCTCCAGCGGAATCTCACGGCCGCGTCGTTCGAGGAAATTCGTGCGCTCGCGGAATACAACAACGCCCAAGCTTTGCACGCGTTTCGCGAAGGTTCCACCCTCGACCGCCACCGCCTCAACTTGAATCTGCAGCGTTGA
- the rpsB gene encoding 30S ribosomal protein S2 has product MLSIGIKELLDAGVHFGHQTKRWNPKMKKFIFDARNGIYIIDLSKTLAQLEAACDFLGKTIGKGGRVLFAGTKKQAQESVKESAKACGQFYVTERWLGGTLTNLKTIKRSVGRLKQIEKMETDGTINNYVKQEQSSLRREAARLIKNLDGIRAMDSLPDALFVVDIKREHNAVAEARRLKIPIVAIVDTNCDPDLVDFPVAGNDDAIRSVRLILSVIMQTIIQARAEYDAKYGRRKESEAASTEAAAEAPAESAPAPAPATESVVTA; this is encoded by the coding sequence GTGCTGAGCATTGGCATCAAAGAACTGTTGGACGCGGGCGTCCATTTCGGACACCAAACCAAGCGCTGGAACCCAAAGATGAAGAAGTTCATCTTTGATGCGCGCAACGGAATTTACATCATCGATCTGAGCAAGACGCTCGCTCAACTGGAAGCGGCTTGCGATTTCCTCGGAAAGACCATCGGCAAAGGAGGACGAGTTCTCTTCGCGGGCACCAAGAAGCAGGCCCAGGAATCGGTCAAGGAATCGGCGAAAGCTTGCGGCCAGTTTTACGTTACCGAGCGGTGGCTGGGCGGCACGCTGACCAATCTCAAGACGATCAAACGTTCCGTCGGCCGGTTGAAGCAGATCGAGAAAATGGAGACCGACGGGACAATCAACAATTACGTCAAACAGGAGCAATCCTCGCTCCGCCGCGAAGCCGCCCGCCTCATCAAGAATCTCGATGGCATCCGCGCCATGGACAGCCTGCCGGACGCCCTGTTCGTCGTGGACATCAAACGCGAGCACAACGCCGTGGCCGAAGCGCGACGCTTGAAGATTCCGATTGTCGCCATTGTCGATACGAACTGCGACCCCGACCTCGTCGATTTTCCGGTCGCCGGCAACGACGACGCGATCCGTTCCGTACGTCTCATCCTGAGCGTCATCATGCAGACCATCATCCAGGCTCGCGCAGAGTACGACGCGAAATACGGACGGCGGAAAGAAAGCGAGGCGGCGTCCACCGAAGCTGCCGCTGAGGCTCCTGCGGAGTCCGCGCCCGCTCCCGCTCCTGCGACGGAGTCTGTCGTGACGGCCTAG
- a CDS encoding UMP kinase yields MKRENKARYRRILIKLSGEALGGETGVGICPESIHDMAKQIQQVRALNLEVVIVVGGGNIFRGEQGSERGIDRTTGDYMGMLATVINALALQDALEKLGVATRVQSAISMAQVAEPFIRRRAIRHLEKGRVVIFGGGTGNPYFSTDTTAALRANEIGAEIILKATKVDGIYDSDPKKNPAAKRYTRVSYMEALRKRLKVMDSTAFSLCMDNKMPIIVFDLFKPGNLKRVVLGENVGTLVSH; encoded by the coding sequence ATGAAACGTGAGAACAAAGCCAGATACCGGCGGATCTTGATCAAGCTCAGCGGCGAAGCGTTGGGCGGTGAAACCGGCGTGGGCATCTGCCCCGAATCCATCCATGACATGGCCAAACAAATCCAGCAGGTGCGCGCGCTCAACCTGGAAGTCGTGATCGTGGTGGGCGGCGGAAATATTTTTCGCGGCGAACAAGGCAGCGAACGCGGGATCGACCGCACCACCGGAGATTACATGGGCATGCTGGCCACCGTGATCAACGCCCTGGCCCTGCAGGATGCCCTTGAAAAACTTGGCGTCGCCACGCGCGTCCAGAGCGCGATCAGCATGGCGCAAGTCGCCGAGCCGTTCATTCGGCGCCGGGCCATCCGGCATCTGGAGAAGGGGCGCGTCGTCATCTTCGGAGGCGGCACGGGCAATCCTTATTTTTCCACCGACACGACGGCCGCTTTGCGCGCCAATGAAATCGGGGCAGAAATCATTCTCAAAGCCACGAAGGTGGACGGAATTTATGACAGCGATCCCAAGAAAAACCCGGCCGCCAAACGCTATACGCGAGTCAGCTACATGGAAGCCTTGCGCAAACGGCTCAAGGTGATGGATTCGACCGCGTTCTCGCTCTGTATGGACAACAAAATGCCGATCATCGTCTTCGATCTGTTCAAGCCCGGCAATCTGAAGCGAGTCGTGCTGGGGGAGAATGTCGGGACACTGGTGAGCCATTAG